In Papilio machaon chromosome W, ilPapMach1.1, whole genome shotgun sequence, a single genomic region encodes these proteins:
- the LOC123723254 gene encoding protein RCC2 homolog, translating to MEAPKNMSNNKRKNPMLCGPTRVRKARRPISDDDDSSDSNHSDHAPQEPPQNLSPLIEEPREKLPEELLKTFYKTPGILMIAGLVTWDMVAKRDKTPSQRAQPNLFTFHKFTDRKYRLIVSGCSAGHSILVSEEGDVYTFGNRNTCGQLGFGDTVTRNVPELVPRLKGMNVIHAAAGRNHSLFVTDTGAVYACGDNKCGQCGIGNTTAQVLEPTRVRHAGAPIVKVGCGAEFSMILDCNGTLHSFGLPEFGQLGHNTDGKYFVSSTKLSYHFETVPKHIGFFYEKSKEGHVMAVKDVDIVDFSCGNNHTVAIDSKKRAFSWGFGGFGRLGHAEQKDESVPRLVKYFDYQGRGIRSVFCGASYSLAVNEHGMLFMFGQNKRTGEANMYPKPVLDLTGWNIRTVGTSNTSIVIAADDSLIAWGVSPTYGELGTGEINKSTAKPREVTKMEGLNITQVTMGYSHTLLLCDNSTEEVQKKLSLMPVFNP from the exons ATGGAAGCGccaaaa aatatgtcaaataataaacGCAAAAACCCAATGCTCTGTGGCCCTACACGGGTGCGAAAAGCACGGCGGCCTATTTCTGATGACGATGACAGCAGTGATTCCAACCATTCAGATCATGCTCCACAAGAGCCACCACAAAACTTATCTCCCCTTATTGAAGAACCAAGGGAGAAGCTACCAGAG GAGCtcttgaaaacattttacaagaCACCTGGTATTCTAATGATTGCTGGACTTGTTACCTGGGACATGGTGGCTAAGAGAGATAAGACTCCATCTCAGCGTGCTCAGCCCAATCTCTTCACTTTCCACAAGTTTACTGATCGAAAG TACCGCCTGATAGTAAGCGGTTGCAGTGCCGGCCATTCCATTTTAGTCTCTGAAGAAGGTGATGTTTACACATTTGGTAA TCGTAACACATGCGGTCAACTTGGATTTGGTGACACTGTAACTCGAAATGTACCTGAACTGGTTCCAAGATTGAAAGGCATGAATGTCATACATGCTGCAGCTGGCAGGAATCATTCACTGTTTGTTACAG aCACGGGTGCAGTTTATGCCTGTGGTGATAACAAATGTGGACAATGTGGAATTGGGAATACCACCGCACAAGTACTTGAGCCCACACGAGTGAGACATGC tggaGCACCAATAGTGAAGGTTGGTTGCGGTGCCGAATTCTCAATGATACTGGATTGTAATGGCACTTTGCATTCATTTGGATTGCCTGAATTCGGCCAATTAG GACATAACACAGATGGAAAATACTTCGTTTCATCTACGAAGCTGTCATATCACTTTGAGACAGTTCCTAAGCACATCGGATTCTTCTATGAGAAATCCAAAGAAGGACATGTGATGGCAGTAAAGGATGTTGACATTGTTGACTTCTCGTGCGGGAATAATCATACG gtGGCGATTGATTCTAAGAAGCGTGCGTTTAGTTGGGGCTTTGGAGGGTTCGGTCGTCTCGGTCACGCTGAGCAGAAGGATGAGAGCGTGCCGCGACTCGTCAAATACTTCGATTACCAGGGCCGCGGCATTCGCTCAGTCTTCTGCGGCGCCTCTTACAGCCTCGCTGTCAATGAACATG GCATGCTGTTTATGTTTGGGCAGAATAAACGAACCGGTGAAGCTAATATGTACCCCAAACCCGTCCTGGATCTTACTG GTTGGAACATTCGTACTGTGGGCACGAGCAACACATCCATTGTGATTGCGGCTGATGACTCCCTCATCGCTTGGGGAGTCTCCCCCACATATGGAGAGCTT GGAACTGGAGAGATCAACAAGTCGACGGCGAAACCCAGAGAAGTTACCAAAATGGAAGGCCTCAACATAACGCAAGTTACAATGGGATACTCTCACACTCTACTGCTCTGCGACAATTCAACTGAGGAAGTGCAGAAAAAGTTGTCCCTGATGCCAGTTTTCAACCCTTAA